The genomic segment GGACCCATCGGCTCCCATCTACTATAGCTTTGGCTATCTTCGGGGAGATATTCATAAGGGCCCCATCGTTCTGAAGAAGCTCGGAACCGATGCCCACAAGGGCAAGACCCTGAGCGAGTCGAAGAAAAAGCTCCTGACGATTGTGGTCGTTGGCGAGGCGGCACGGGCACAGGAGTTCAGCCTGGATGGCTATCCACGCCAAACCAACCCCGAGCTCTCCAAACTGGATGTAGCCAGCTTCAAGCAGTTCTCAAGCTGTGGCACCGAAACCGCGGTCTCGGTTCCCTGCATGTTCTCCATCTATAATCGCAGCGATTATAGCTACGAGAAGGGGATATCAACCGAAAATGTAGTCGATGTGCTCAAGCATGCCGGATTCAACCTGCTGTGGCGCGACAATGATGGTGGCAGCAAGGCGGTCGCCGATCGGATCAAGGAGATCGATGTAGACTCCCTTGGGGATACCCGGGACTGCAAAGATGGGATGTGCAGGGATGATGCGCTGCTCTATAAGCTGCAGGACTACCTGGACAAACAGACCGGTGATACTGTGATTTTCCTGCACCAGAAGGGCAGCCATGGTCCGGCCTACTATCGCCGGGTTCCCGAGGCCTATACCCAGTTTAAGCCAATCTGCAAGTCAGCATCTTTCTCTGACTGCTCACGCCAGCAGATCATCAACTCCTATGACAACACGATCCTGTATACGGATCACCAGCTCGCGAGAGTGATCGATTTTCTCAAGAAAAATGAGGGACGTTTTAACAGCTCTATGCTGTATCTCTCCGATCATGGGGAGTCCACGGGAGAACATGGGATCTATCTGCATGGCACCCCCTACATGTTTGCTCCCAGTCAGCAGACCCATATCCCGTTTATCGCCTGGTTCTCCCCCGGTTATAAAAAGGAGATGGGGCTCAACATGCAGTGTGTCAACAAGCTGTTGAATAAGCCTTTCTCTCAGGATAACCTGTTCCATACGCTACTGGGTGTGACCGATGTGAAGAGCAAGGTCTATCAGCCCGAGATGGATATCTTCAGAGAGTGTCGCCAATGAAACCCGGTAATACAGGGCTAATCCGCATCATCAAGGCAACCGGCTACTCCCTCAAGGGATTTGCCGCCGCTTTTCGCCATGAGGCAGCCTTTCGTCAGGAGCTGTTGATGGCGGTGATCCTGATCCCACTGGCCCTGTGGCTGGGCGATAGCGGGGTCGAGCGAGCAGTGCTGATCGCCAGCGTGGTGTTGGTGATGCTCGTTGAGCTCGTCAACTCGGCGATTGAAGCCGTGGTCGATCGCATCGGCTCTGAGCGTCACGAGCTGTCGGGGCGAGCCAAAGATATCGGCTCTGCTGCGGTGATGTTGGCACTGCTATTGATGGTTGTCTGCTGGGCACTGATCCTCTGGCCCTAAACCGAAACAAACAGACCGGCTTAGGGCGGTCTGTTTGCATCTGTACCCTCTCCTTTGCGATAAACTCCCCTTGCTTCACCGCACGCATGCCGATAGAATATCAGCTCATTTTTTGACCTGGCGTTATTCTGATGTCTCTGAGATCCCTACTTTGCGCTGCACTACTGCTGATTGCCTTTTGCGGCACAGCTCAGGCTGAAAGTACGCCAAGTGCATCTCAGGATCTCATCCCGCAAACCGAGATGCACCAGCTCATCCAGAAGGGACTGGCTCAATTCAAGCAGCGTCTGGTCACCCTGACCGCTATCAAAAACTCTAAGCCCCTCATCGATTTGAGTAAGCCTGAGCCCACAAGTAACGATGACTATTTTGGCCCCACCCTGAGAGTCGATAACCCTCTGACGGAAGATCAGCAGATCTGGGTTGGGATCAAGGCGCCCCTGAGCTAATAATTAGCTCACAGTCACAACCTGAGTCTCCATTCTGAAGCCGCTCTCCTCTGCAACCAGTTTGACCTCCATTGCCTTGATCTCAGACAGGGATCGCAAATGGGTACCACCACAGGGGATCACAGCTTTCGGTTCCCCCTCCAACTGACAGTGCCAATAGCGAGAATCCAGCAGCCCCTCTCCCGCATGCTCCATCCACACCTTTGCCTCTGCGGCCTGCCACCCATTAAGTTGCTGATTAATTCGGGCTGTAATCTCAGGCAGTTGCTCCAGCGCATCGGCCGAGTTAAAACCTTTTTTGCGCAATGACTTTCCAAGGCGGTAGCGATCCAGTGATTCAAGCTCGGCAATTTTTGACTCGGTGATCGCCAGGCGATCAAAATCAATCTCTCCCAAAGCATCGCGAGCCCCGGGATCTTTGCGCCAGTACTCCCTGAGCGCCCGGTTAAGAGCCAGGGAAGCCAGGTGACAGCCGGTATGGGCCGCACTTAGCCGTGACAGGTATGCCATATCCAGCTCAAGAGTCACCTGCTGGCCAATCTCAACTTGTGGCTGACACTCCAGGAGATGAGCCGCGACAAAGACCCAGCCTTCACTGCCCACCTTCACCGGGATCTCATGCTCAAGATAGAGCTCGCCAGCTGAGTTATAGGCTCCCAGAATGCAATTGATTATCGGGTAGCTCTGCCCCTTAACCCTTAAACTTCCCCGGTCCCCCGGCTGATCCGGCCAGCGAAAATTCTCGGCATGGAACTGGGTCTTTTCAGTCACGGCTATCCAACCGCGGGCGGTTTGCTGCAGATCCAGCAGGCGGGTTTCCAGCTCAGGACAAGATGCCTCCAGGCGGGTGGGTTTCATCTCAAACATCATGCTCTCTTCATTGTGTGTATTCAACGACGGCGGTTTATCCAGTCAAAAAGGCTGTGGCTGACCCATTCAAATCCGCTATCTACCCATCCCAACAGGGTGCCACGCCAACGAATACAACTCAATCACAAAGGTTGTTGCGCCTGTGGTAGTAATTTTATACAATAGCGCGCCTTTTAAATCAGTCACATTCTATTCGTTCCTTGCCTCTTAAGGTCTGACTGAGCCTAGGCGGAGGCTGATTAATCCGTAAGGAGCAACCATGCGTCATTACGAAATCGTATTTATGGTGCATCCGGACCAGAGCGAACAGGTTCCGGGCATGATCGAGCGTTACACTGGTTCGATCAAAGAGAACGGCGGTCAAATCCACCGTCTGGAAGATTGGGGTCGTCGTCAACTGGCTTATCCAATCAACAAGCTGCACAAAGCTCACTATGTTCTGATGAACGTAGAAGCTGAGCAAGCGGTTATCGACGAGCTGGAAACTACTTTCCGCTATAACGATGCTGTACTGCGTAGCATGGTCATGCGCGTTAAAAACGCTGTAACTGAAGCTTCTATCATGGCTAA from the Dongshaea marina genome contains:
- the rpsF gene encoding 30S ribosomal protein S6 yields the protein MRHYEIVFMVHPDQSEQVPGMIERYTGSIKENGGQIHRLEDWGRRQLAYPINKLHKAHYVLMNVEAEQAVIDELETTFRYNDAVLRSMVMRVKNAVTEASIMAKAKEERQERSDRQERQVKREESQQPAAE
- a CDS encoding diacylglycerol kinase; the encoded protein is MKPGNTGLIRIIKATGYSLKGFAAAFRHEAAFRQELLMAVILIPLALWLGDSGVERAVLIASVVLVMLVELVNSAIEAVVDRIGSERHELSGRAKDIGSAAVMLALLLMVVCWALILWP
- a CDS encoding alanyl-tRNA editing protein, whose protein sequence is MFEMKPTRLEASCPELETRLLDLQQTARGWIAVTEKTQFHAENFRWPDQPGDRGSLRVKGQSYPIINCILGAYNSAGELYLEHEIPVKVGSEGWVFVAAHLLECQPQVEIGQQVTLELDMAYLSRLSAAHTGCHLASLALNRALREYWRKDPGARDALGEIDFDRLAITESKIAELESLDRYRLGKSLRKKGFNSADALEQLPEITARINQQLNGWQAAEAKVWMEHAGEGLLDSRYWHCQLEGEPKAVIPCGGTHLRSLSEIKAMEVKLVAEESGFRMETQVVTVS
- a CDS encoding phosphoethanolamine transferase; translation: MTRVTAWEAFLSFLRKLHQGQLSISSHLLTLIYSFFIITFCNFSLWSDALHGHGADPHPASPLLAFVLYLVLIIVLNTLLSIVSFKYLLKPILIVVLFIAAGTAHFLDNYGVMIDKNMIRNVMQTDVHESGELLTTHLLVYMLLLAVIPSYVISRLKISYHSFFKELAIRVVTALVLLLFAGALMWSQYQDLASFIRNNRYLRFVLDPSAPIYYSFGYLRGDIHKGPIVLKKLGTDAHKGKTLSESKKKLLTIVVVGEAARAQEFSLDGYPRQTNPELSKLDVASFKQFSSCGTETAVSVPCMFSIYNRSDYSYEKGISTENVVDVLKHAGFNLLWRDNDGGSKAVADRIKEIDVDSLGDTRDCKDGMCRDDALLYKLQDYLDKQTGDTVIFLHQKGSHGPAYYRRVPEAYTQFKPICKSASFSDCSRQQIINSYDNTILYTDHQLARVIDFLKKNEGRFNSSMLYLSDHGESTGEHGIYLHGTPYMFAPSQQTHIPFIAWFSPGYKKEMGLNMQCVNKLLNKPFSQDNLFHTLLGVTDVKSKVYQPEMDIFRECRQ